The genomic window taaccagcaccttgaactttAGGAAGGCAAGATATTGATCTTTTAACAAGATCAGTGAAAATCAACTTGGGTACAGTCACTCCCCTGGAAAACACACTCTGCATCTGAATTCAGCCCTCATATGATTCACATCACAGATTTATCAACCAAACCAACCAAAGAACCACGGCACACCTTTTCATGTATAACCCTGAAACATCCTACAGTGCAAAAAATACTACCACTACACATCAATAATGTGACAACAAATAAGAGCACAGAACAGTTTTGTTTTCTGAAGCTCCTCATGTACCAGAATAACAAGAACAGACAACCTCTGGAGCTCCAGTGTGCTGCCTAGTCCCAGAGACTCAGCTGGAACATTGGCTGCTTAAGCACTCAGCAATCACACAACTGCTTTTTGTCATCAAGAAATTCCTTGCTGAAATACTTAAGGCACAATGTGTTTTTACTGGTTTAGTGTTCCAAAAGGAAATAAAAGTTCCCCAACACTACCTTGgtcaaaaaagaaaacaacaaaagacGCTGTTGGAAAATATCACCAGGCATGCTGTGTATCTTACAAGTTTTTTGTGCTCCAATTTCATGTCCTCGACACACACTTCTTGAGAGTCAAGCGCAAGATCTGTGCATGAAGAACACTTCtcttcttccacccccccccccacagctactTCTACACTTACCGAACTGTCCCCTTTCTTGGGAGCAGAAGGCTTCCGGGGAAAGAGGATGAGCTTTGACCGATACTCCTTCAGCCTCTGCACATTAGCCTGCAAGGCTTCTGTAGACCTGTTGCGGCGCCTGGGGTCCACCGAGATGCCAATTGTTCGAGCAAACTTCTTGTTGATGCCAGCCATCTGGGGAGACAGTGCTCATGTGAGCCACAAGCAAAGACAACTCTTGTATCACCATTGTCCCTTTGTCTGCTGCAGAGCCAAAATAGTCATCAGCTGGAAAAGGGTTCAAAGGCAGTCATCACAGAGACTGCAGAGATTCCGGAGACAGTGTCATCACTTGACTATAAGGCTCTTTGCAGCAACACAAGCAGCAGTTTGCAAGGGCAAAGCAAAGGCAGGCGGCAGCTGGATTCCAAGGCACTGGACCTGGTTTAACTACCTGTGTAATTTAAGTACCTGTGCAGAGAAGTCAGACCCTTCCCCAGCCAGGCTAATGCCACCTCCTCTGGTGGTGGTGCTCCTAGTGGAAGGTCTCCACAGGGTCCTTTCCAGTGTTACTAAGCAAACTGCCTAACCAGAAGCAGCACCAGATAAGGCTGAAACAGACTCCGAGACCTCAGCCAAGCATCTCTCCGGTGAGAAGCCAAAACTACCTACATTTCAGATGAACACCTCTATTTCAGATGAACACCTCTGCAGCATGCACCATTTTTACTCACTCTCAGCTCCTCCAGGCTGAATCCTCGACCAGCACGTACTTTTGTGTGATATCGAACAGTAGGACACCTCACAATTGGTCGGATAGGCCCAGATACTGGCCGGGGAGCAATGCGTCGAGCCTTTGCCTGACGGGCCTTCCTCCTAGGCAGACAAAGCAACAGAAAACAGTTGGTGTCACAGCCCTCCTTTTCTACCCAACCACAGCCCCAGTCTGGTTTCATACAGATCAATTTGGGGAGGTTTCTGAAATAAGGAGTTTCAGACAGTCTTCCTTACAGCTGAGAAATAATTTTACCCCTAGCATCATAAGCTTCAGCCATCAGCTAACATGGGTTCAAACGGGATCATCAACGATGTACAGCGATTCCGGAGAATTTTCATCACTTGGCTGAAGCATGAAGCCAgcaagccttgcagaggctgaAAAGCCATGGTCTTGCTCCCTTGCCCTTTTGTTATCCAAACAGCACGTGCCACCTCGCACGCAGAACACGAAACTCCTGAGGCTCAGCAGCTGCAATAGCTCACCTGCGGATCTTCCTGGCGGGCTGGTTGAACCATGTGGCCACCCGTCTTTGCCAGTCTTTGTGGAAATGGGGCTTTAAGATCATGCCATTCCGGCTGGGTGCCATGGCTGCTTACAGCCCTGAAAATATAATGCAGACAATCTCTCAACAACTCGCTAGATTACAGTCTCAAAAACATTTCATCGTACAAACTCTGTTGCCATTTTTGTTTACACTTACAACCCTGAGAGGTGGACAGCTCGCACTAAGAGATTCAAAACTGGTATTCCAACCCCTATGTTCTGTATACCACGCACTCTTAGCTAACAGAAGCCAGTATTTCAGATCATGTCCAGCAGCAACAGCTGAATATATAGATGGACAGAAGATAGCACACAAGAAACTTCGCTACTGTATCATTAATTACGATACCCCCTGACCCCCCCAATTAAAAAGTCCTTCTCTTGAGAATCCCCTGTCATTGCCTCCTGCCAACACAAGGATGGGCAAACACTCTGGCCCAAGGACCATCTTGGGTATGAAAATGCCACTGAGGGTTGCAGCACATACGTGACTTATTTTAACTCTCATTCCAGAATGGAAGACAAAACATTCTCAACAATCAACATTCACTGTccaatgtttttttctttttcaggattTCTTTCTCCACCTCACAATCAGTTCTTTTAGCCCTGCACAGGTCAgaagttgggttccccccccccccgagtcagTTGAGTGCGCCTGCACCCTCAAACCCTGCATACAGACTGACGGTACCTCTGGGTGGGTAGCACCGGTGGTTACCTACATGAACAGAAGAGTCTGGAGACTAATGTCAGCCATAAGGGAGAGCAGTCAGAGGTTCTCACGGGCCAGATCCAGTCCTGGGGCTAAACTTTGCCATCTCTACCCTAATGCTTAGGTCAGAGCCTAAGCCAATAAAGCTACATAGCTCTGAACAGCTATCCTCCACATGTGGACTTTGAACTGGCAGCTACTCTCCAGGGTGTCATGCAGAGCTCTTTGCCAGAACTGCTAAGATTCAAGGAATGGGGCATCCAGACAGGCTGATGCAAACCATGGATGCTACAACTGAACTGAGAGCCTGCCTTTTAACATCAACCTGGAAACCTCACCAAGATGCCTACTGGGACTTTACTGAATGCTCTTGCTGGTCAGCCATGAGCCCTTCCCAGCCTCTGGTCTGCAGAGTTGGGCCACTGGTCTGCCTTGTCCAGCTACAGCCTATTCagcagctccagcaagtctcaagCAGGAGCCCTGCCACCAGCCAAGCACTAAGTACAGatgctttggggggtggggagagagaagggccagcttgggagcttctgcatgcaaactaaAAGCACTGGCCCTGAGCTGAACGTCATCCCCACATTCTTAGTACCAGCTGCCAAAAGAGCCTTTTCCAGAGCAGCTTTATCAGACACAATGAGGGGATGCCAGGCACTGAATGGACAGCCAGTTCTGCTTGCCAAGGACAGCTGCTGGCCAGGGGCTACAGGTGACTCCCCCAAAGGGCAACACCCCACAGCCTCCAGTGAGTGCCCTGCTCCCAGGCCCTTTTCAACTGCAGATGCTgcaggcctgaaagcccaatcctttgcatgtttgctcagaagtaagtcccattatggtcaatggggcttactcccatgtaagtgtggataggcttgtagcctgagagcttgatcctgtgcatgtctactcataagcaagtcccattatgggcactggggcttactcccacttcAGCgcggctaggactgcagcctgagcgaGGGGGGGCTGAGCTCCAGCGATGAGCCAATGCAACCAGCGAGCCCAGCGCAGGAGCCCCAGTCTCAAGCGGCCTCTCCTTCAGACAGAGGGATGGCCTGCGGGAGGCAGGGCCCAGTCGCCTACTCTCGCGTTCTCCTGCACCTCCAGGCCCCTCTCGCCAAGGCCACTTCATTCGGCTGCGGCCGCGGTTCCCTCTCTCCTCtcccgtccgtccgtccgtctgtCCCATACTCGGCCCGCCGACACCGCCAGATCCCCCGGGATCTCCCGCCCGCCTCCCCGACCCCCATTCTTAACGCAGGGCGCGGATGG from Tiliqua scincoides isolate rTilSci1 chromosome 9, rTilSci1.hap2, whole genome shotgun sequence includes these protein-coding regions:
- the RPL13 gene encoding large ribosomal subunit protein eL13; its protein translation is MAPSRNGMILKPHFHKDWQRRVATWFNQPARKIRRRKARQAKARRIAPRPVSGPIRPIVRCPTVRYHTKVRAGRGFSLEELRMAGINKKFARTIGISVDPRRRNRSTEALQANVQRLKEYRSKLILFPRKPSAPKKGDSSAEELKMATQLSGAVMPIKNVHKREKARVISEDEKNFKAFASLRMARANARLFGIRAKRAKEAAEQDVEKKK